Proteins encoded together in one Passer domesticus isolate bPasDom1 chromosome 6, bPasDom1.hap1, whole genome shotgun sequence window:
- the MED19 gene encoding mediator of RNA polymerase II transcription subunit 19 — MENFSALFGAAEPPPAAAAALGFGPAKAPGAGAAPPPAASAAAPPPGEDAARKAAAGPFYLLRELPGTTELTGSTNLITHYNLEHAYNKFCGKKVKEKLSNFLPDLPGMIDLPGSHDSSSLRSLIEKPPICGSSFTPLTGAMLTGFRLHAGPLPEQCRLMHIQPPKKKNKHKHKQSRTQDPVPPETPSDSDHKKKKKKKEEDPERKRKKKEKKKKKNRHSPEHPGVGSSQASSSLR, encoded by the exons ATGGAGAACTTCTCGGCGCTGTTCGGCGCGGCggagccgccgcccgccgccgccgccgcgctcgGATTCGGGCCCGCCAAGGCTCCCGGCGCCGGGGCCGCACCGCCGCCCGCTGCCTCGGCCGCCGCTCCGCCACCGGGCGAGGACGCGGCCCGCAAGGCCGCCGCCGGCCCCTTTTACCTGCTGCGGGAGCTGCCAG GCACTACGGAGCTGACGGGCAGCACCAACCTGATCACACACTATAACCTGGAGCACGCCTACAACAAGTTCTGCGGGAAGAAGGTGAAGGAGAAGCTCAGCAACTTCCTCCCCGACCTGCCCGGCATGATCGACCTGCCCGGCTCCCacgacagcagcagcctgcgcTCGCTCATCGAGAAGCCGCCCATCTGCGGCAGCTCCTTCACCCCGCTCACGGGGGCCATGCTGACCGGCTTCCGCCTGCACGCCGGCCCG CTGCCCGAGCAGTGCCGGCTGATGCACATCCAGCCGCCTAAGAAGAAGAACAAGCACAAGCACAAGCAGAGCCGCACGCAGGACCCCGTCCCCCCAG AAACCCCCTCGGACTCCGaccacaagaagaaaaagaagaaaaaagaggaggATCCAGAgcggaagaggaagaagaaagagaagaagaaaaagaag AACCGGCACAGCCCGGAGCACCCGGGGgtgggcagctcccaggccagcagcagcttACGGTGA
- the SELENOH gene encoding selenoprotein H has translation MAPRGRKRGARQPAADEAPETAGAPQKRARAQAEDEGGPGDTGPRVVIEHCKSURVFGRNAAAVSAALRGAMAHLPVDINPRPPRRNSFEVSLVKEDGSTVELWSGIGKGPPRKLKFPQPETVVEALKSSLA, from the exons ATGGCTCCCCGCGGGAGGAAGCGCGGGGCCCGGCAGCCGGCGGCGGACGAGGCACCGGAGACAGCGGGAGCCCCGCAGAAGCGGGCGCGGGCCCAGGCCGAAGACGAGGGCGGCCCCGGGGACACGGGCCCCCGCGTGGTCATCGAGCACTG CAAGAGCTGACGCGTGTTCGGGCGCAACGCGGCGGCGGTGAGCGCGGCCCTGCGCGGGGCCATGGCGCACCTCCCCGTGGACATCAACCCCCGGCCGCCGCGCAGGAACAGCTTCGAGGTGTCCCTGGTGAAGGAGGACGGCAGCA CCGTGGAGCTGTGGAGCGGTATCGGGAAGGGGCCCCCCCGCAAGCTGAAGTTTCCTCAGCCGGAGACCGTGGTGGAAGCCCTGAAGAGCAGCTTGGCATAG
- the ZDHHC5 gene encoding palmitoyltransferase ZDHHC5, with product MPAASGKRFKPSKYVPVSAAAIFLVGATTLFFAFTCPGLSLYVSPIIPAYNAVVFLFVLANFSMATFMDPGIFPRAEEDEDKEDDFRAPLYKTVEIKGIQVRMKWCATCRFYRPPRCSHCSVCDNCVEEFDHHCPWVNNCIGRRNYRYFFLFLLSLTTHIMGVFGFGLLYVLYQVEELSGVRMAVTMVVMCVAGLFFIPVAGLTGFHVVLVARGRTTNEQVTGKFRGGVNPFTNGCCKNVSRVLCSSPAPRYLGRPKAEQTVLVRPPFLRPEVSDGQITVKIMDNGIQTELKRTKSKGSLEVTESQSADAEPPPPPKPDLSRYTGLRTHLTLATTEDSSLLGKDSPPTPTMYKYRPGYSSSSSSAALPHSTSAKLSRVNSLKEPNSICDSGHKPSYRSEPSLEPESFRSPTFGKSFHFDPLSSGSRSSSLKSAQGTGFETGHLQSIRSEGTTSTSYKSLVNQTRNGSLSYDSLLTPSDSPDFESVQAGPEPEPPVGYTSPFLSARIAQQRETDLHGRFASAASPKHAAPREPSPVRYDNLSRHIVASIQEREKLLQQPPAPGREEDAGLADSGIQSTPGSSNAPRTSSSSDDSKRSPLGKNPLTRPALPRFGKPEPPPALRVRSLGSPDQPAAPHLGKSVSYSSQKTASQAGGTETEEVALQPLLAPKDEVQMRTAYSKSNGQPKSLGSAPAGSGPVPLSSPTRGGVKKVSGVGGTTYEISV from the exons atgccagcagcctctggaaaGAGATTCAAACCCAGCAAGTACGTCCCGGTCTCCGCCGCTGCCATCTTCCTAGTGGGAGCCACCACCCTCTTCTTCGCCTTCAC GTGCCCGGGGCTCAGTCTCTACGTGTCCCCCATCATCCCCGCCTACAATGCCGTCGTCTTCCTCTTCGTGCTGGCCAACTTCAGCATGGCCACCTTCATGGACCCAGGCATATTCCCACGAG CTGAGGAGGACGAGGACAAAGAGGACGATTTCCGGGCCCCGCTGTACAAGACGGTGGAGATCAAGGGCATCCAGGTGCGCATGAAGTGGTGCGCGACCTGCCGCTTCTACCGCCCGCCAcgctgctcccactgcagcgTCTGCGACAACTGCGTGGAG GAGTTCGACCACCACTGCCCCTGGGTCAACAACTGCATCGGGCGGCGCAACTACCGCtacttcttcctcttcctgctgtCGCTCACCACGCACATCATGGGCGTCTTCGGCTTCGGGCTGCTCTACGTCCTGTACCAGGTGGAGGAGCTCTCCGGTGTCCGCATGGCCGTCAC GATGGTGGTGATGTGCGTGGCTGGGCTCTTCTTCATTCCCGTCGCTGGCCTGACAGGCTTCCATGTGGTGCTCGTGGCCAGGGGCCGCACTACCAACGAACAG GTGACGGGCAAGTTCCGCGGGGGCGTCAACCCCTTCACCAACGGTTGCTGTAAGAACGTCAGCAGGGTCCTCTGCAGCTCCCCGGCACCCAG gtACCTCGGGCGCCCGAAGGCCGAGCAGACAGTGCTGGTGAGACCCCCGTTCCTGCGGCCCGAGGTGTCGGACGGTCAGATCACTGTCAAGATCATGGACAATGGTATCCAGACAGAGCTGAAAAGGACGAAG TCCAAGGGGAGCCTGGAGGTGACCGAGAGCCAGTCTGCTGACGCCGAGCCACCACCCCCACCTAAGCCCGACCTCAGCCGCTACACGGGCCTGAGGACACACTTAACCCTGGCCACCACTGAGG ACAGCAGCCTGCTAGGCAAGGACAGCCCCCCGACTCCCACCATGTACAAGTACCGGCCCGgttacagcagcagcagcagctcggcagccctgccccactccACCAGCGCCAAG CTGAGCCGAGTGAACAGCCTGAAGGAGCCCAACTCCATCTGTGACAGCGGCCACAAGCCCAGCTACCGCTCGGAGCCGAGCCTGGAACCCGAGAGCTTCCGCTCGCCCACCTTCGGCAAGAGCTTCCACTTTGACCCTCTCTCCAGCGGCTCCCGCTCCTCCAGCCTCAAGTCGGCCCAGGGCACGGGCTTTGAGACGGGCCACCTGCAGTCCATCCGCTCCGAGGGCACCACCTCCACCTCCTACAAGAGCCTGGTGAACCAGACGCGCAACGGCAGCCTCTCGTACGACAGCCTGCTCACGCCCTCCGACAGCCCCGACTTCGAGTCGGTGCAGGCGGGCCCGGAGCCCGAGCCGCCGGTGGGCTACACCTCGCCCTTCCTGTCGGCCCGCATCGCCCAGCAGCGAGAGACCGACCTGCACGGCCGCTTCGCCAGCGCCGCCTCCCCCAAGCACGCGGCGCCGCGCGAGCCCTCGCCCGTGCGCTATGACAATCTCTCCCGCCACATCGTGGCCTCCATCCAGGAGcgggagaagctgctgcagcagccgcCGGCCCCGGGCCGGGAGGAGGACGCGGGGCTGGCGGATTCGGGCATCCAGTCAACGCCGGGCTCCAGCAACGCCCCCCGCACCAGCTCCTCCTCGGACGATTCGAAGCGCTCGCCCCTGGGCAAGAACCCGCTCAcccgcccggccctgccccgcttCGGCAAGCCCGAGCCCCCGCCGGCGCTGCGGGTGCGCTCGCTGGGCTCCCCCGACCAGCCCGCCGCCCCCCACCTGGGCAAATCCGTGTCTTACAGCAGCCAAAAAACAGCCTCTCAGGCCGGCGGCACCGAGACCGAGGAGGTGGCCTTGCAGCCCTTACTGGCACCAAA GGACGAGGTGCAGATGAGAACAGCCTACAGCAAGTCCAACGGGCAGCCCAAGAGCCTGGGCTCGGCCCCAGCGGGCTCGGGGCCCGTGCCCCTCAGCAGCCCCACCCGCGGAGGCGTCAAGAAGGTCTCGGGTGTGGGGGGCACCACCTACGAGATCTCGGTATGA
- the BTBD18 gene encoding BTB/POZ domain-containing protein 18 — MGGARPPRHVRPRARGEAARGPDPGHRPPRPRRELGTHPRGAPAAARAPLGRTAMGSPTASPQLLYRSTRLLRTAFQHLHQQQQRADVFCDVVLWAEGESVVAHCSVLSVCSPFFMEQLGRELPPQGRRVVLELAGLKIGVLRKLVRFFYTAELEVTQEEVHEVLAAARRLRVTELESLQLWGGRLVRLGPQRQLDRSCLHSAQEASPVVGGDTAEPSSASSGVSPQRQARSPGHTHPSPIGRMRLRKVERWGCWEVVRDVQPPPVPPPVPVGDVGVTQAQPPQDEDAREQVGKCSPAQQPPSANGMQQRGDSPVSPQGCQQAAPPGTPGSDTKEEEVDVGTGELFLPPGTVCLWPSPSSESEEEVDVLT, encoded by the exons ATGGGTGGGGCGAGGCCGCCGCGCCACGTGAGGCCGCGGGCTCGAGGCGAGGCCGCGCGGGGCCCCGATCCCGGTCACCGCCCCCCGCGTCCGCGCCGCGAGCTCGGGACTCACCCTCGGGGCGCTCCGGCGGCGGCCCGCGCCCCGCTCGGCAG gacggCCATGGGCTCTCCCACAGCCAGCCCGCAGCTGCTGTACCGCAGCACCCGCCTGCTGCGCACGGCCTTCCAGCacctccaccagcagcagcagcgagccGACGTCTTCTGCGATGTGGTCCTGTGGGCTGAAG GCGAGTCAGTGGTGGCCCACTGCAGTGTTCTCTCCGTCTGCAGCCCCTTCTTCATGGAGCAGCTGGGCCGGGAGCTGCCCCCCCAGGGTCGCAGGGTGGTGCTGGAGCTGGCGGGGCTGAAGATCGGGGTGCTGCGCAAGCTGGTGCGCTTCTTCTACACTGCCGAGCTGGAGGTCACGCAGGAGGAGGTGCACGAGGTGCTGGCAGCCGCCCGCCGCCTCCGTGTCACCGAGCTCGAgtcactgcagctctggggaggaCGCCTGGTGAGACTGGGACCCCAGCGGCAGCTCGACCGCTCCTGCCTGCATTCCGCTCAGGAAGCCTCCCCCGTGGTGGGAGGTGACACGGCTGAGCCTAGCAGTGCCAGCTCCGGGGTGTCCCCGCAGAGGCAGGCACGCTCTCCGGGGCACACACACCCCAGCCCCATCGGGCGGATGAGGCTGCGGAAGGTGGAGCgctgggggtgctgggaggTGGTGCGGGACGTGCAGCCCCCCCCTGTCCCTCCACCGGTACCGGTGGGGGATGTGGGGGTGACACAagcacagcccccccaggaTGAGGATGCACGGGAGCAGGTGGGCAAgtgctccccagcccagcagccccccagTGCAAACGGGATGCAGCAGCGGGGGGACTCCCCTGTGTCCCCGCAGGGCTGCCAGCAggcagcacccccagggacCCCGGGAAGTGACACCAAGGAAGAGGAGGTGGATGTGGGGACGGGGGAGCTGTTCCTGCCCCCTGGCACAGTCTGCCTCTGGCCCAGCCCTTCATCTGAGTCAGAAGAGGAGGTGGATGTCCTCACCTAG
- the TMX2 gene encoding thioredoxin-related transmembrane protein 2 → MAVVAPLLALLWGLPGLCRWLAQPYYPLSALLAAAFLLVRKVPPLCRGLPSQREDGNPCDFDWREVEILMFLSAIVMMKNRRSITVEQHIGNIFMFSKVANAILFFRLDIRMGLLYLTLCIVFLMTCKPPLYMGPEYIKYFSDKTIDEELERDKRVTWIVEFFANWSSECQSFAPIFADLSLKYNCSGLQFGKVDVGRYTDVSTRYKVSTSPLTKQLPTLILFQGGTEIMRRPQIDKKGRAVSWTFSEENVIREFNLNELYQKAKKQSKPREEGPEEPPAVPAAAPQETKKDK, encoded by the exons ATGGCGGTGGTGGCGCCGCTGCTGGCGCTGCTCTGGGGGCTGCCCGGCCTCTGCCGATGGCTCGCCCAGCCCTACTACCCGCTCTCCGCGCTGCTGGCCGCCGCCTTCCTGCTCGTGCGCAAGGTCCCGCCGCTCTGCCGTGGGCTGCCCTCGCAGCGGGAGGATGGCAACCCGTGTGACTTTGACTGG AGGGAGGTGGAGATCCTCATGTTCCTCAGCGCCATTGTCATGATGAAGAACCGGCGCTCCA TCACCGTGGAGCAGCACATCGGGAACATCTTCATGTTCAGCAAAGTGGCCAACGCCATCCTGTTCTTCCGCCTCGACATCCGCATGGGGCTGCTCTACCTCACGCTCTGCATAG TGTTCCTGATGACCTGCAAGCCGCCCCTTTACATGGGCCCTGAGTACATCAAGTACTTCAGTGACAAGACCATCGAT gaggagctggagagggacaagAGGGTGACGTGGATTGTGGAGTTCTTTGCCAACTGGTCCAGTGAGTGCCAGTCCTTTGCCCCCATCTTCGCCGACCTCTCTCTCAA GTACAACTGCTCAGGACTCCAGTTTGGGAAGGTGGATGTTGGCCGCTACACGGACGTCAGCACCAG GTACAAGGTCAGCACCTCGCCTCTCACCAAGCAGCTGCCCACCCTCATCCTCTTCCAGGGTGGGACAGAGATCATGCGGCGACCGCAGATCGACAAGAAGGGCCGGGCTGTGTCCTGGACCTTCTCTGAG GAGAACGTGATCCGGGAGTTCAACCTCAACGAGCTCTACCAGAAGGCCAAGAAGCAGTCCAAGCCGCGGGAGGAGGGGCCTGAGGAGCCCCCAGCCGTGCCGGCGGCTGCGCCTCAGGAGACCAAGAAGGACAAGTAG
- the CLP1 gene encoding LOW QUALITY PROTEIN: polyribonucleotide 5'-hydroxyl-kinase Clp1 (The sequence of the model RefSeq protein was modified relative to this genomic sequence to represent the inferred CDS: deleted 5 bases in 4 codons) — protein MQTRGGAAGRYANEMQTSRGTGRDTPPPRVTQAPHVTRAPALPARSSDVTSVAAAAPGGHRARDPRAAVMADDGGEEKKQVAKFELERETELRFEVEAGQTVQLELLTGMAEVFGTELTRNKKFTFDAGAKVAVFTWHGCTVQLSGRTEVAYVSRDTPMLLYLNTHTALEQMRRQAEREDERGPRVMVVGPPTWGKTTVCRLLLNYAVRLGRRPTFVELDVGQGSVSIPGTMGALYIERPADVEEGFSLQAPLVYHFGSTTPGTNIKLYNKITSCLADVFNQRCEVNRRASVSGCVINTCGWVKSSGYQALVHAASAFEVDVVVVLDQERLYNELKRDLPHFVRTVLLPKSGGVVERSKDFRRECRDERIREYFYGFRGCFYPHAFDVKFSDVKIYKVGAPTIPDSCLPLGMSQEDNQLKLVPVTPGRDMVHHLLSVSTADSPEDNISETSVAGFIVVTGVDLERQVFTVLSPAPRPLPKNFLLIMDIRFMDLK, from the exons ATGCAAACTAgaggcggggccgcggggcgaTATGCAAATGAGATGCAAACGAGCCGCGGCACCGGGCGGGACACGCCCCCTCCCCGCGTGACGCAGGCGCCCCACGTGACCCGGGCCCCCGCGCTCCCGGCGCGCAGCTCTGACGTCACTTCCGTCGCGGCCGCGGCGCCCGGGGGACACCGGGCCCGGGACCCCCGCGCCGCCGTCATGGCGGACGACGGCGGCGAGGAGAAGAAGCAGGTGGCCAAGTTCGAGCTGGAGCGGGAGACGGAGCTGCGCTTCGAGGTGGAGGCGGGGCAGAcggtgcagctggagctgctgaccGGCATGGCCGAG GTGTTCGGCACCGAGCTCACCCGCAACAAGAAGTTCACGTTCGACGCGGGCGCCAAGGTGGCCGTGTTCACGTGGCACGGCTGCACCGTGCAGCTCAGCGGCCGCACCGAGGTGGCCTACGTGTCGCGGGACACGCCGATGCTGCTGTACCTGAACACGCACACGGCGCTGGAGCAGATGCGGCGCCAGGCCGAGCGGGAGGACGAGCGCGGGCCGCGCGTCATGGTGGTG GGCCCACCGACGTGGGGCAAGACCACCGTGTGCCGCCTGCTGCTCAACTACGCCGTGCGCCTGGGCCGCCGGCCCACCTTCGTGGAGCTGGACGTGGGGCAGGGCTCGGTGTCCATCCCCGGCACCATGGGCGCGCTGTACATCGAGCGG CCGGCCGACGTGGAGGAGGGCTTCTCCCTGCAGGCCCCCCTCGTCTACCACTTCGGCTCCACCACGCCCGGCACCAACATCAAGCTGTACAACAAG ATCACGTCGTGCCTGGCCGACGTCTTCAACCAGCGCTGCGAGGTGAACCGGCGCGCCTCGGTGAGCGGCTGCGTCATCAACACCTGCGGCTGGGTCAAGAGCTCGGGCTACCAGGCGCTGGTGCACGCCGCCTCCGCCTTCGAGGTGGACgtggtggtggtgctggacCAGGAGCGCCTCTACAACGAGCTCAAGCGGGACCTGCCGCACTTCGTGCGCACCGTGCTGCTGCCCAAGTCGGGCGGCGTGGTGGAGCGCTCC AAGGACTTCCGCCGGGAGTGCCGGGACGAGCGCATCCGCGAGTACTTCTACGGCTTCCGCGGCTGCTTCTACCCGCACGCCTTCGACGTCAAGTTCTCCGACGTCAAGATCTACAAGGTGGGCGCGCCCACCATCCCGGACTCATGCCTGCCGCTGGGCATGTCGCAGGAGGACAACCAGCTGAAGCTGGTGCCGGTGACGCCGGGGCGGGACATGGTGCACCACCTGCTGAGCGTCAGCACGGCCGACAGCCCCGAGGACAACATCTCCGAGACCAGCGTGGCCGGCTTCATCGTGGTCACCGGCGTCGACCTGGAGCGCCAGGTCTTCACCGTGCTgtccccggccccgcggcccctcCCCAAGAACTTCCTGCTCATCATGGACATTCGCTTCATGGACCTCAAGTAG
- the LOC135302323 gene encoding LOW QUALITY PROTEIN: ubiquitin-conjugating enzyme E2 ubc-18-like (The sequence of the model RefSeq protein was modified relative to this genomic sequence to represent the inferred CDS: inserted 1 base in 1 codon; deleted 1 base in 1 codon) → MAGRIAKVGTGATGTGPGLRRRCGAGGARSWKGARDVQPLDGNVRRWGGLLLPVRGERTRGDVGTRGAAGSAGGAGGPLRRGDMRAWGRITTPRYNTGAFRFELTFSPAPPAGAPLPHPPHPIYHPSVDLEGRVCQPLTAXRRWQPSTRAIQVLQDLLLALDSPDPRRLLRPDVARELQERPEAFRRRAEQHARLHAEPRPEPHA, encoded by the exons ATGGCCGGGCGGATCGCCAAGGTGGGCACCGGGGCCACCGGCACGGGACCGGGACTCCGGCGCCGCTGCG gagctggaggagcgcGGAGCTGGAAGGGGGCCCGCGACGTGCAGCCGCTGGACGGGAACGTGCGGCGCTGGGGGGGGCTCCTGCTGCCCGTGCGTGGGGAGAGGACACGGGGGGacgtggggacacggggggctgcggggagtGCTGGGGGAGCGGGGGGTCCCCTGCGCAGGGGGGACATGCGGGCTTGGGGAAGGAT AACAACCCCCCGTTACAACACGGGCGCCTTCCGCTTCGAGCTGACCTTCTCCCCCGCACCACCCGCTGGAGCCCCCCTGCCTCACCCTCCGCACCCCATCTACCACCCCAGCGTGGACCTCGAGGGCCGCGTCTGCCAGCCCCTCACCG CCCGGCGCTGGCAGCCCAGCACCCGCGCCATCCAAG tgctgcaggacctgctgctTGCA CTGGACAGCCCAGACCCGCGGCGGCTGCTGCGGCCGGACGTggcccgggagctgcaggagcgcCCCGAGGCGTTCCGGCGCCGGGCAGAGCAGCACGCCCGGCTGCACGCCGAGCcgcgccccgagccccacgcGTGA
- the YPEL4 gene encoding protein yippee-like 4: MSHGAVMRLPGTQGPPAPAPGDSGDSGSGDSGARPRLPPGKPRNPAAPLFPPPPAGGAPAEPPAPVRAGRRLWRAAALLPLRAAVRGLRRAPPGRCPPAMPPPGPRRLPAAAAGARLPPRTFRSYLPRSHRTYSCVHCRAHLARHEELISKSFQGSHGRAYLFNSVVNVGCGPGRAGACCSRGCTRWPTSSARAARPPWAGNT; encoded by the exons ATGAGTCACGGTGCCGTGATGCGGCTCCCGGGCACGCAGGGcccccccgcgcccgcccccggCGACAGCGGCGACAGcggcagcggggacagcggcgcGCGGCCCCGGCTCCCGCCCGGGAAGCCACGGAACCCG GCCGCCCCCCTTTTTCCGCCTCCTCCTGCCGGGGGGGCCCCGGCGGAGCCCCCCGCGCCCGTCCGGGCGGGACGGCGGCTCTGGCGCGCTGCTGCGCTGCTTCCCCTGCGAGCGGCTGTGCGGGGGCTGCGCCGTGCCCCGCCGGGGCGCTGCCCCCCGGCCATGCCGCCCCCGGGGCCCCGCCGcctgcccgccgccgccgccggggcccgCCTGCCGCCGCGCACCTTCCGCAGCTACCTGCCGCGCTCGCACCGCACCTACAGCTGCGTGCACTGCCGGGCGCACCTGGCCCGCCACGAGGAGCTCATCTCCAAG TCCTTCCAGGGCAGCCACGGCCGTGCCTACCTCTTCAACTCCGT GGTGAACGTGGGCTGCGGCCCCGGCCGAGCAGGCGCCTGCTGCTCACGGGGCTGCACTCGGTGGCCGACATCTTCTGCCAGAGCTGCAAGACCACCCTGGGCTGGAAATACGTGA
- the SERPING1 gene encoding LOW QUALITY PROTEIN: plasma protease C1 inhibitor (The sequence of the model RefSeq protein was modified relative to this genomic sequence to represent the inferred CDS: inserted 1 base in 1 codon; deleted 4 bases in 3 codons) — protein MPTKTLWLPLAWLVATATVTVTPVLALEASPSWMTLLREPLTPSVPPVPPALSPGPPRTWGPPVLPVPTPSAHPEELPGWAVTDIPSPTAPEGALEGLDAAANETTAVPTPGTSAPPCPGDKEPTDSCGEPTGEQRAAVAEALATFALRFYQRMAEAAQPDANLLFSPLNVAVGLSHLLLGARGEPGSVWPPSWRTPPGLHCVHGALQQLASAPGLFSAAQIFHHPELQLRPRFLNDSLRFYGARPYALSGNESLDLQRINAWVRDASKGLLPSLLSALPPEPRLLLLSAVHLRAAWRTPLDRKKTVLLPFLRPGRRPRKVPTMTSAKYPVASFTDSRLQAQVGRLELNGGLSLVVLMPRGPLEPLESLERALDPGTFLALLRRAARTPPRATALSLPRLRLDLALDVVPLVHDMDFGLFLDAELCGLARGPAAVDSARHRAVLALDEAGVEAAAAMATSVARSALVLEALRPXLFVLWHDTGDFPVFMGRLSDPQP, from the exons ATGCCCACCAAGACACTCTGGCTG CCTCTGGCGTGGCTGGTGGCCACAGCCACGGTCACTGTCACCCCG gtgctCGCTCTGGAGGCCTCTCCCAGCTGGATGACGCTGCTCAGAGAGCCCCTGACACCGtctgtgccccctgtgccccctgctCTTAGCCCCGGC CCTCCCAGGACGTGGGGACCCCCCGTGCTGCCCGTGCCCACCCCCAGCGCTCACCCCGAGGAgctgcctggctgggctgtcacggacatccccagccccacagcgccGGAGGGGGCACTGGAGGGGCTGGACGCCGCTGCCAACGAAACCACGGCAGTGCCCACGCCTGGCACCAGCGCCCCGCCGTGCCCTGGGGACAAGGAGCCCACCGACAGCTGCGGGGAGCCCACGGGGGAGCAGCGGGCTGCCGTGGCCGAGGCTCTGGCCACCTTTGCCCTCCGCTTCTACCAGCGCATGGCAGAGGCCGCCCAGCCCGACGCCAACCTGCTCTTCTCC CCCCTCAACGTGGCCGTGGGGCTCTCGCACCTGCTGCTGG gagcccGCGGAGAACCCGGGAGCGTCTGGCCGCCCTCCTGGCGTACCCCGCCGGGGCTGCACTGCGTGCACGgcgccctgcagcagctggccaGCGCGCCAGGCCTCTTCTCGGCCGCCCAGATCTTCCACCACCCAG agctgcagctgcggCCCCGCTTCCTCAACGACTCGCTGCGCTTCTACGGCGCCCGCCCGTACGCCCTGAGCGGCAACGAGAGCCTGGACCTGCAGCGCATCAACGCCTGGGTGCGGGACGCCAGCAAGGGGCTGCTGCCCTCGCTGCTTTCCGCGCTGCCCCCCGAGCCccgcctgctgctgctcagcgcCGTCCACCTGCGCG CCGCCTGGCGCACGCCGCTGGACCGCAAGAAGAcggtgctgctgcccttcctgcGGCCCGGGCGGCGGCCCCGCAAGGTGCCCACCATGACCAGCGCCAAGTACCCGGTGGCCTCCTTCACCGACTCCCGCCTGCAGGCCCAG GTGGGGCGGCTGGAGCTGAACGGGGGGCTGAGCCTCGTGGTGCTGATGCCGCGGGGgcccctggagcctctggagAGCCTGGAGCGGGCGCTGGACCCCGGCACCTTCCTGGCGCTGCTGCGGCGGGCGGCGCGCACCCCGccccgggccaccgcgctgtcCCTGCCCCGCCTGCGCCTCGACCTCGCCCTGGACGTGGTGCCTCTGGTGCACGACATGG ACTTCGGGCTGTTCCTGGACGCGGAGCTGTGCGGGCTGGCGCGGGGCCCGGCCGCGGTGGACTCGGCGCGGCACCGGGCGGTGCTGGCGCTGGACGAGGCCGGCgtggaggcggcggcggccatGGCCACCTCGGTGGCGCGCTCGGCCCTGGTGCTGGAGGCCCTGCGAC TCCTCTTCGTCCTCTGGCACGACACCGGCGACTTCCCCGTCTTCATGGGGCGGCTCAGCGACCCCCAGCCCTga